One Actinospica robiniae DSM 44927 genomic region harbors:
- the efeO gene encoding iron uptake system protein EfeO, with protein MPTIPAARRPRAVLAISLAAVTAAGALAGCSSSSSAKADAASTQSAGGDPHKASVTITAASGCSSDKTSFAAGAITFAITNKDATAVSEVELQSGQRIVGEKENLPPGFSGSFSVTVDAGTYTLYCPGAAQENTTITVTGKAASSGDSSVDALLAQGTKEYATYVTSQITYLLQTAQALDTALQGSDLTAAQQAYMKARPYYEKIEPVAESFTVGKDNLDSDIDARVDDVPASQWEGFHRIEKGLFQDKSLSGLATYGDGLVADVKKLQSLTTGLTYKPYELANGAQDLLDEVASSKITGEEERYSHIDLLDFQANDEGAEQAFAALQPALAKIDASLTSNIAQQFSALDKLVDTYRTGANASGFQLYTALTDTDKQKLAAAVKAVQEPLSQVAAKVASA; from the coding sequence GTGCCCACCATCCCCGCCGCCCGCCGCCCGCGAGCCGTCCTCGCGATATCCCTGGCCGCGGTCACCGCGGCCGGCGCCCTGGCCGGATGCAGCTCGTCCTCCTCGGCCAAGGCCGACGCCGCGAGCACGCAGAGTGCCGGCGGCGACCCGCACAAGGCGAGCGTCACCATCACCGCGGCGAGCGGGTGCAGCTCGGACAAGACCAGCTTCGCGGCGGGCGCGATCACCTTCGCGATCACCAACAAGGACGCCACCGCCGTCAGCGAGGTCGAGCTGCAGAGCGGGCAGCGGATCGTGGGCGAGAAGGAGAACCTTCCGCCCGGCTTCTCCGGCAGCTTCTCGGTGACCGTGGACGCCGGCACGTACACCCTCTACTGCCCCGGCGCGGCGCAGGAGAACACCACGATCACGGTCACCGGCAAGGCCGCGAGCAGCGGCGACTCCAGCGTGGACGCGCTGCTCGCGCAGGGCACCAAGGAGTACGCGACCTACGTCACCAGCCAGATCACCTACCTGCTGCAGACCGCCCAGGCGCTCGACACCGCCCTGCAGGGCAGCGATCTGACCGCGGCTCAGCAGGCCTACATGAAGGCGCGGCCGTACTACGAGAAGATCGAGCCGGTCGCCGAGTCCTTCACCGTCGGCAAGGACAACCTCGACAGCGACATCGACGCCCGCGTCGACGACGTGCCGGCCAGCCAGTGGGAGGGCTTCCACCGGATCGAGAAGGGCCTGTTCCAGGACAAGAGCCTGAGCGGCCTGGCCACCTACGGCGACGGCCTGGTGGCCGACGTCAAGAAGCTCCAGTCGCTCACCACCGGCCTGACCTACAAGCCGTACGAGCTCGCCAACGGCGCGCAGGACCTGCTCGACGAGGTGGCCAGCAGCAAGATCACCGGCGAGGAGGAGCGCTACTCGCACATCGACCTGCTCGACTTCCAGGCCAACGACGAGGGCGCGGAGCAGGCCTTCGCCGCGCTGCAGCCCGCGCTGGCCAAGATCGACGCGTCGCTGACCTCGAACATCGCGCAGCAGTTCAGCGCGCTGGACAAGCTGGTGGACACCTACCGCACCGGTGCGAACGCCTCCGGCTTCCAGCTCTACACCGCCCTGACCGACACCGACAAGCAGAAGCTCGCCGCCGCGGTCAAGGCCGTGCAGGAGCCGCTCTCGCAGGTCGCGGCGAAGGTCGCGAGCGCCTGA
- the efeB gene encoding iron uptake transporter deferrochelatase/peroxidase subunit — translation MDEPETVSAGPAGGGGTSRRTLLGRTLGAAGVVAASGGAGYGVARAAGSSGGAAPAASTSDLVAFYGGHQGGIATPAQDRLAFAAFDVTSTSATDLQVMLGTWAAAAAQMTRGLPIGAVETDPQAPPIDTGEADGLGASSLTVTVGFGPGLFDQRFGLASKRPAALADLPTLPGDGSLQQARSGGDLCVQACADDPTVAFHVIRNFARLARGTAVIRWSQLGFGRTSSTSTTQQTERNLMGFKDGTRNIKGEDGADLDDYVWVGRETDQPWMRGGSYLVARRIRMLIESWDTDFLSDQENVFGRYKTNGAPLGGKNEFDTPDLAAKGADGKPVIPLNAHIRLASPSTNANQKILRRGYSYTDGIDADTGLLDAGLFFLAYQKDPRKQFVPIQRKLGQQDSLNEYIRHTGSALFAVPPGLSAAGDWWGKELFI, via the coding sequence ATGGACGAGCCTGAGACGGTGAGCGCGGGCCCCGCGGGCGGCGGCGGCACCAGCCGGCGCACGCTGCTGGGCCGCACCCTCGGCGCCGCCGGAGTGGTCGCGGCGTCGGGCGGCGCCGGGTACGGCGTGGCCCGGGCGGCCGGATCCTCCGGCGGCGCCGCCCCCGCGGCGTCCACCTCCGACCTGGTCGCCTTCTACGGCGGGCACCAGGGCGGCATCGCCACCCCGGCGCAGGACCGGCTGGCCTTCGCCGCGTTCGACGTCACCAGCACCAGCGCCACCGATCTGCAGGTCATGCTGGGCACCTGGGCCGCCGCGGCGGCGCAGATGACCCGCGGCCTGCCGATCGGCGCGGTGGAGACCGACCCGCAGGCCCCGCCGATCGACACCGGCGAGGCCGACGGGCTCGGCGCCTCCTCGCTCACCGTCACCGTGGGCTTCGGCCCGGGCCTGTTCGACCAGCGCTTCGGCCTGGCCTCCAAGCGCCCGGCCGCCCTGGCCGACCTGCCGACGCTGCCCGGCGACGGCTCGCTGCAGCAGGCCCGCAGCGGCGGCGACCTGTGCGTGCAGGCCTGCGCGGACGACCCGACGGTGGCCTTCCACGTGATCCGCAACTTCGCCCGGCTCGCCCGCGGCACCGCGGTGATCCGCTGGTCCCAGCTCGGTTTCGGCCGCACCTCGTCCACCTCCACGACCCAGCAGACCGAGCGCAACCTGATGGGCTTCAAGGACGGCACCCGCAACATCAAGGGCGAGGACGGCGCCGACCTCGACGACTACGTGTGGGTGGGCCGGGAGACCGACCAGCCGTGGATGCGCGGCGGCAGCTACCTGGTCGCCCGCCGGATCAGGATGCTGATCGAGTCCTGGGACACCGACTTCCTCTCCGACCAGGAGAACGTCTTCGGCCGGTACAAGACCAACGGCGCGCCGCTGGGCGGGAAGAACGAGTTCGACACCCCGGACCTGGCCGCCAAGGGCGCCGACGGCAAGCCGGTCATCCCGCTCAACGCGCACATCCGGCTGGCCAGCCCGTCGACCAACGCCAACCAGAAGATCCTGCGCCGCGGCTACTCCTACACCGACGGCATCGACGCGGACACCGGCCTGCTCGACGCCGGCCTGTTCTTCCTGGCCTACCAGAAGGATCCGCGCAAGCAGTTCGTGCCGATCCAGCGCAAGCTCGGCCAGCAGGACAGCCTCAACGAGTACATCCGGCACACCGGCAGCGCCTTGTTCGCGGTGCCGCCGGGGCTGTCCGCGGCCGGCGACTGGTGGGGCAAGGAGCTGTTCATCTAG
- a CDS encoding FAD-dependent monooxygenase yields MVDCDVLVVGAGPVGLTAAAELARRGVKCRVIDQLTAPMPYAKAVGIQPRTLEVWDAMGVVREALDAAEPLLGQRVYLNGREVSALTLELPSDVPYGFAALPQYEVERILTEHLAALGVQVEHNTQLVSFAQDADVVQATLERAPGGKTQDRIAVRYLVGCDGAHSTVRRGLGLRFEGDAFPEEYMIGDLEVDWSLPRGYGIRAMHQTDGKTDDLLVCVPLPGHGRYRMSMQLPTPSAESGQAARDEVVHGLQPGRAPELSDLQAVLDRLSPEPVTASNLRWSSVFRISHRLVDHYRHGRVFIAGDAAHIHPPTGGQGMNTGIQDAYNLAWKLALAVHGQSADGLLDSYEAERRPVAEEVVGRTVRHARSGFEGDPDDPSTIMQREAQLLVAYPDSPLTGPTPTQSDDAASGARPGGRAPDCRELHSAIATYPLRLFDLLRGTDPTLLLYAQNAAAAETVFPRLAADAAYRAGGHLDAYAVLAEGVEVVGDGIPVVHDSAGQFRAAYAPHDAEAFLIRPDGYLGTRVDLTEDSTLFEHLDRIFAAA; encoded by the coding sequence GTGGTGGATTGCGATGTCCTGGTGGTCGGGGCCGGCCCGGTCGGGCTGACCGCGGCCGCGGAGCTGGCCCGGCGCGGCGTGAAGTGCCGCGTGATCGACCAGCTCACCGCGCCGATGCCGTACGCGAAGGCCGTCGGCATCCAGCCCAGGACGCTGGAGGTCTGGGACGCGATGGGCGTCGTCCGGGAGGCGCTGGACGCCGCCGAACCGCTGCTGGGCCAGCGCGTCTACCTCAATGGGCGCGAGGTCTCGGCCCTCACGCTGGAGCTGCCGTCGGACGTGCCCTACGGCTTCGCCGCCCTCCCGCAGTACGAGGTCGAGCGGATCCTGACCGAGCACCTGGCGGCGCTCGGTGTGCAGGTCGAGCACAACACCCAGCTCGTCTCCTTCGCTCAGGACGCCGACGTGGTGCAGGCGACCTTGGAGCGGGCGCCCGGCGGCAAGACCCAGGATCGGATCGCCGTCCGCTACCTGGTCGGCTGCGACGGCGCGCACAGCACCGTGCGCAGAGGGCTCGGGCTGCGCTTCGAAGGGGACGCGTTCCCCGAGGAGTACATGATCGGCGACCTCGAGGTGGACTGGTCGCTGCCGCGCGGCTACGGGATCCGCGCGATGCACCAGACCGACGGCAAGACCGACGACCTGCTGGTGTGCGTGCCGCTGCCGGGGCACGGCCGGTACCGGATGTCGATGCAGCTGCCGACGCCCTCGGCGGAGTCCGGCCAGGCCGCCCGCGACGAGGTCGTGCACGGTCTGCAGCCGGGCCGGGCCCCGGAGCTCTCGGACCTGCAGGCGGTGCTCGACCGGCTCTCCCCCGAGCCGGTCACGGCCTCGAACCTGCGCTGGTCCTCAGTCTTCCGCATCAGCCACCGGCTGGTCGACCACTACCGGCACGGGCGCGTGTTCATCGCCGGCGACGCCGCGCACATCCACCCGCCCACCGGCGGCCAGGGCATGAACACCGGCATCCAGGACGCGTACAACCTGGCGTGGAAGCTGGCGCTGGCCGTGCACGGCCAGTCCGCCGACGGACTGCTCGACAGCTACGAGGCGGAGCGGCGCCCGGTGGCCGAAGAGGTCGTCGGCCGCACGGTGCGCCACGCCCGCAGCGGCTTCGAAGGAGACCCGGACGACCCGTCCACCATCATGCAGCGCGAGGCCCAGCTGCTCGTCGCGTATCCGGACAGCCCGCTCACCGGGCCGACGCCTACGCAGTCCGACGATGCCGCTTCCGGCGCGCGGCCCGGCGGCCGGGCGCCCGACTGCCGGGAGCTGCACAGCGCGATCGCCACCTATCCGCTGCGGCTGTTCGACCTGCTGCGCGGAACCGACCCCACCCTGCTGCTCTACGCGCAGAACGCGGCGGCCGCCGAGACCGTCTTCCCGCGTCTAGCCGCCGACGCGGCCTACCGGGCCGGCGGGCACCTCGACGCCTACGCGGTGCTCGCCGAGGGCGTCGAAGTGGTCGGTGATGGGATCCCGGTCGTGCACGACTCCGCCGGGCAGTTCCGGGCCGCGTACGCGCCGCACGACGCCGAGGCGTTCCTCATCCGGCCCGACGGCTACCTCGGCACCCGGGTCGACCTGACCGAGGACAGCACCCTGTTCGAGCACCTGGACCGCATTTTCGCAGCGGCCTGA
- a CDS encoding glycosyltransferase, which produces MPSRKNPDRAAVATGPGAVIVVFNLPVPDDHRVWAEALALRDAGFRVAVVCPSIRDARPGRRRIDGVEIRCFRSFEGEGRLATIFEGAWTTFAAGREARRALAELRGAPRALQVCNPPDLAFGLLRRARRRGVRTLYDQHDVVPLLASSRPSFRKLAPFFLACERRTVAAADAILTPSIEQADRLRELYGREAVIVRTAPVESSASAEAETDAGRGDGEGHEIVLGYLGVIGEQDGVGDLIEAVHALKAKGRNGFRVDLAGDGPALPAVRARTAELGLEDVVRIRGWLGRDQIDRFFRGIDAMLVPDPDIEFNHYCAMNKVTHAMARAIPVVLRPLRENARLVAGAGFVAEDMGLPAFTAAIERFLDASVAEREAQGARLRKTFEAELAWEASSARYVAAYRSAL; this is translated from the coding sequence GTGCCCTCACGCAAGAACCCTGACCGCGCCGCCGTGGCGACCGGCCCGGGAGCGGTGATCGTCGTTTTCAACCTGCCCGTCCCGGACGATCACCGGGTCTGGGCCGAGGCGCTCGCCCTGCGGGACGCCGGATTCCGGGTCGCCGTCGTGTGCCCGTCCATCCGCGACGCCCGACCCGGACGGCGCCGGATCGACGGCGTGGAGATCCGGTGCTTCCGCTCCTTCGAGGGCGAAGGCAGGCTGGCGACGATCTTCGAGGGCGCGTGGACCACGTTCGCGGCCGGCCGCGAGGCGCGCAGAGCCCTGGCGGAGCTGCGCGGCGCGCCACGCGCACTGCAGGTGTGCAACCCGCCGGACCTCGCGTTCGGGCTGCTGCGCCGGGCCCGCAGGCGCGGCGTGCGCACGCTCTACGACCAGCACGACGTGGTGCCGCTGCTCGCTTCCTCGCGTCCGTCCTTCCGCAAGCTCGCGCCGTTCTTCCTGGCCTGCGAGCGCCGGACCGTCGCCGCCGCGGACGCGATCCTCACGCCCAGCATCGAACAAGCCGACCGTCTCAGGGAGCTGTACGGGCGCGAAGCGGTCATCGTGCGCACCGCGCCGGTCGAATCCTCGGCGTCCGCGGAGGCGGAAACGGATGCGGGCCGCGGCGACGGCGAGGGCCACGAGATCGTGCTCGGCTACCTCGGCGTCATCGGCGAGCAGGACGGCGTCGGCGACCTGATCGAGGCCGTGCACGCGCTCAAAGCCAAGGGCCGCAACGGGTTCCGGGTCGACCTCGCCGGTGACGGCCCGGCTCTGCCGGCGGTCCGAGCCCGCACCGCCGAGCTCGGCCTCGAAGACGTGGTGCGGATCAGAGGGTGGCTCGGCCGCGACCAGATCGACCGGTTCTTCCGCGGCATCGACGCCATGCTCGTGCCCGACCCCGACATCGAGTTCAACCACTACTGTGCGATGAACAAGGTGACGCACGCGATGGCCCGCGCCATCCCCGTGGTGCTGCGGCCGCTGCGCGAGAACGCCCGCCTCGTCGCAGGGGCCGGATTCGTCGCCGAGGACATGGGCCTGCCCGCGTTCACCGCCGCGATCGAGCGCTTCCTGGACGCCTCCGTCGCCGAGCGGGAGGCCCAGGGAGCCCGGCTGCGCAAGACCTTCGAGGCCGAACTCGCCTGGGAGGCCTCGAGCGCCCGCTACGTCGCCGCGTACCGATCAGCGCTCTGA
- a CDS encoding MFS transporter, producing MYIPRGGAATASATRDPARARVGKAGEPRPSAAPERVPRNVYALGFVSLLTDVSAEMITSVVGYYLLVYLQVSTVTVGFLDGLYSAVPVLLSLTAAYLADRFQRRKLLAGVGYGLSAVSKLGFPVVGRSISGLGLVQGADRLGKGLRTAPRDALISLSSPAPIQARAFGVHRMMDTIGAFLGPLIAVVALGLSVAATAFDAVFVVSFCIATIGLLALILLVSDHREPAAAGKSERTSFRAALRLLADKRFRRVCVAATVLGAAWISDTFIYLVIQQRLDLTAVEYALLAVGTSGSYLLLAIPAGRIADRVGRWRIFLYGHLALLAVYLLLAGPIGGVVLLVVTLPIHGLFYAMTDGVLMAHAGPMLPRELRTAGLALLQSVRALGAFVSSLAFGFAWSMAGSRAVVGGYVLALVLALVVAVKLARPEKLLRPEKEMSSTS from the coding sequence ATGTACATCCCGCGTGGTGGCGCGGCGACTGCTTCCGCGACGCGCGACCCTGCCCGGGCGCGGGTCGGGAAGGCGGGCGAACCGCGGCCGAGCGCGGCCCCGGAGCGGGTGCCGCGCAACGTGTACGCGCTCGGGTTCGTCAGCCTGCTGACGGACGTCTCGGCCGAGATGATCACCTCGGTGGTCGGCTACTACCTGCTGGTCTACCTCCAGGTCTCCACGGTCACGGTCGGTTTCCTGGACGGGCTCTACTCCGCGGTGCCAGTGCTGCTCTCGCTGACCGCCGCGTACCTCGCGGACCGGTTCCAGCGGCGCAAGCTGCTCGCCGGGGTCGGCTACGGCCTGTCCGCGGTGAGCAAGCTCGGCTTCCCGGTGGTGGGCCGCTCGATCTCCGGGCTCGGGCTGGTGCAGGGCGCCGACCGGCTCGGCAAGGGCCTGCGCACGGCGCCGCGGGACGCGCTGATCTCGCTCTCCAGCCCGGCGCCGATCCAGGCGCGGGCCTTCGGCGTGCACCGGATGATGGACACCATCGGCGCCTTCCTGGGCCCGCTGATCGCCGTGGTCGCGCTCGGCCTGTCGGTGGCCGCCACCGCGTTCGACGCGGTGTTCGTGGTCAGCTTCTGCATCGCGACGATCGGCCTGCTGGCCCTGATCCTGCTGGTGTCCGACCACCGCGAGCCGGCCGCGGCCGGGAAGTCCGAGCGGACCTCGTTCCGCGCGGCGCTGCGGCTGTTGGCGGACAAGAGGTTCCGGCGCGTGTGCGTGGCCGCGACGGTGCTGGGCGCCGCCTGGATCAGCGACACGTTCATCTATCTCGTGATCCAGCAACGGCTCGACCTGACAGCCGTCGAATACGCCCTGCTCGCCGTCGGCACCTCGGGTTCCTACCTGCTGCTCGCGATCCCGGCCGGGCGGATCGCGGACCGGGTCGGGCGCTGGCGCATCTTCCTCTACGGGCACCTGGCATTGCTGGCCGTCTACCTGTTGCTGGCCGGGCCGATCGGCGGCGTCGTGCTGCTGGTCGTGACGCTGCCGATCCACGGGCTCTTCTATGCGATGACCGACGGCGTGCTGATGGCGCACGCCGGTCCGATGCTGCCGCGGGAGCTGCGGACGGCGGGCCTGGCCCTGCTGCAGAGCGTGCGCGCGCTCGGCGCGTTCGTCTCGTCGCTGGCCTTCGGCTTCGCCTGGTCGATGGCGGGTTCGCGCGCGGTCGTCGGCGGCTACGTCCTGGCCCTCGTGCTCGCCCTCGTCGTCGCGGTGAAGCTGGCCCGTCCGGAGAAGCTGCTCCGCCCCGAGAAAGAGATGAGCTCGACGTCATGA
- a CDS encoding PD40 domain-containing protein, whose protein sequence is MSATRNQTTDGPGIARWRIWAFVLGSVLFLGAAAGYSVYAAQRHSSEVASTAHAFSSTVPLSGTPKILYMSTAVGADEYHLAEVPESDAGASPDLSTLKCERSYAAAGTLSCLNAGSALNPTQYTEVYQDTTGTPKLLTKIPLPGNPSRTRVSPDGRLVAWTVFVSGDSYNGPQFSTRTGVYDVKTGTVIQSLETFTAKVNGKIYKAVDINYWGITFEPDDVHFYVTMGSAGQTWLMRGDLATRTLTSVISNVECPSLSPDGTRIVFKKRVSTNLATPWRLYVLDLATLKETPLAETRSIDDQAAWLGDDTVMYQVPSPAGYDIWAVPADGTGTPRLLIRNGKSPVVVGGS, encoded by the coding sequence ATGAGTGCCACGCGCAACCAGACCACTGACGGCCCCGGGATCGCGCGGTGGCGGATCTGGGCGTTCGTCCTCGGCAGCGTGCTGTTCCTGGGCGCGGCGGCCGGCTACAGCGTCTACGCGGCGCAGCGGCATTCCTCGGAGGTCGCGTCGACCGCGCACGCGTTCTCCAGCACCGTGCCGCTGTCCGGGACACCGAAGATCCTCTACATGTCCACGGCGGTGGGTGCGGACGAGTACCACCTCGCCGAGGTTCCCGAGTCCGATGCCGGAGCCTCCCCGGACCTGTCCACGCTCAAGTGCGAACGGTCGTACGCCGCTGCGGGAACCCTCTCCTGCCTGAACGCCGGCAGTGCGCTCAATCCGACGCAGTACACCGAGGTGTATCAGGACACGACCGGTACGCCGAAACTCCTCACGAAGATCCCCCTGCCCGGAAATCCCAGTCGGACCAGGGTTTCCCCGGACGGACGACTGGTCGCCTGGACCGTGTTCGTCAGCGGAGACTCCTACAACGGGCCGCAGTTCTCCACCCGCACCGGCGTGTACGACGTCAAGACGGGCACGGTCATCCAGAGCCTGGAGACCTTCACCGCCAAGGTGAACGGCAAGATCTATAAGGCTGTGGACATCAACTACTGGGGCATTACCTTCGAACCCGACGACGTCCACTTCTACGTCACCATGGGCTCGGCCGGCCAGACCTGGCTGATGCGGGGCGACCTGGCCACGCGCACACTGACCTCGGTGATCTCGAACGTCGAATGCCCCTCGCTCTCGCCGGACGGCACCCGCATCGTGTTCAAGAAGCGGGTCTCGACGAATCTCGCCACGCCGTGGCGCCTCTACGTGCTCGACCTCGCCACGCTCAAGGAGACCCCGCTCGCCGAGACGCGCAGCATCGACGACCAGGCCGCGTGGCTCGGCGACGACACCGTCATGTACCAGGTGCCCTCGCCCGCCGGTTACGACATCTGGGCGGTGCCGGCGGACGGCACCGGCACTCCCCGTCTCCTGATCCGCAACGGGAAGTCACCCGTGGTGGTCGGCGGCTCCTGA
- a CDS encoding acyltransferase has protein sequence MLSSSEPDTAAAPEPAGVRIAPSASVEPGASVGAGSSVWDLATVRQDASVGENCVIGRGAYLGPGVRVGNNVKIQNQALIYEPAELGDGAFVGPAVVLTNDTYPRAVTPEGRLKTADDWEAVGVRVGEGASLGARSVCVAPVRIGRWALVAAGAVVVRDVPDFALVVGVPARRIGWVGRAGVPLVDEGEGRFRCPTTGRLHQERDGVLTESGAADHHG, from the coding sequence ATGCTGTCATCGTCTGAGCCGGACACCGCGGCGGCACCGGAGCCGGCAGGCGTCCGGATCGCGCCGAGCGCGAGCGTGGAGCCGGGGGCGAGCGTCGGCGCCGGCTCTTCGGTGTGGGACCTGGCCACGGTGCGGCAGGACGCCAGCGTCGGAGAGAACTGCGTGATCGGCCGCGGGGCGTATCTGGGCCCGGGCGTGCGGGTCGGGAACAATGTCAAGATCCAGAATCAGGCCCTGATCTACGAGCCCGCGGAACTCGGGGACGGCGCGTTCGTCGGCCCCGCGGTGGTGCTCACCAACGACACCTACCCGCGCGCGGTCACCCCGGAGGGCCGGCTCAAGACGGCGGACGACTGGGAGGCCGTGGGCGTGCGCGTCGGGGAGGGCGCCTCGCTCGGCGCCCGCAGCGTGTGCGTGGCGCCGGTGCGGATCGGCCGCTGGGCGCTGGTGGCCGCGGGCGCGGTGGTCGTGCGGGACGTGCCCGACTTCGCCCTCGTGGTCGGTGTGCCGGCCCGGCGGATCGGCTGGGTGGGCCGGGCCGGAGTGCCGCTGGTGGACGAGGGTGAGGGCCGGTTCCGCTGCCCGACCACCGGGCGGCTGCACCAGGAACGCGACGGGGTGCTGACCGAATCAGGAGCCGCCGACCACCACGGGTGA
- a CDS encoding O-antigen ligase family protein has translation MATPRIRARSVVVLTTYLVLVEFIPSGWVLPSFGDVGTPANIFALVALIWYAASWLAGRVRPAPGTGAVRVAMWVFGASILLAYLALASSDRQAAALEIQAADRGLIGFAAWIGVVVIASAGIRDLADLQLLLRRAVVYGSFVGALGIVEFFTSSNLLARVHIPGLRASSLVSSLMTRGAYIRPSSNTSQPLELAAVLALLLPFALQQALDPAREGWARRWVPVICIGGAMPLTVSRTSIIGLAVVLMLLIPTWPSHRRWPALGVIVCGIGLLKLAVPGLVSTTFGLFASFLGNSDDSTQARTADYAGVAQYIEQRPWFGRGYGTFIPSLYRYTDNMYLLAIVEIGVVGVLAILGLYLTGWRCARLGRRLTDDPVRRELGQCFAAAMAASLILSATFDSLGFPMFAGLLFLLIGLSGAYLGIMRREAAERRDALFAEAATIRMERVPAIDGAGGGA, from the coding sequence GTGGCAACCCCGCGCATCCGAGCCCGCAGCGTCGTGGTCCTCACGACCTACCTGGTGCTCGTCGAGTTCATCCCCTCGGGCTGGGTGCTGCCCTCGTTCGGCGACGTGGGCACGCCGGCGAACATCTTCGCGCTGGTCGCGCTGATCTGGTACGCCGCGTCCTGGCTGGCCGGGCGGGTCCGCCCGGCCCCGGGCACCGGCGCCGTGCGCGTGGCCATGTGGGTGTTCGGCGCCTCGATCCTGCTCGCCTACCTGGCCCTGGCCTCCTCGGACCGGCAGGCCGCCGCCCTGGAGATCCAGGCCGCCGACCGCGGGCTGATCGGCTTCGCGGCCTGGATCGGGGTGGTGGTGATCGCCTCCGCCGGCATCCGCGACCTGGCCGACCTGCAGCTGCTGCTGCGCCGGGCGGTGGTCTACGGGTCCTTCGTCGGCGCGCTGGGCATCGTCGAGTTCTTCACCTCCAGCAACCTGCTGGCCCGGGTGCACATCCCGGGCCTGCGGGCCAGCAGCCTGGTCAGCTCCCTGATGACGCGCGGGGCCTACATCCGGCCGTCCTCGAACACCTCACAGCCGCTCGAGCTCGCCGCCGTGCTGGCCCTGCTGCTGCCGTTCGCGCTGCAGCAGGCGCTCGACCCGGCCCGCGAGGGCTGGGCCCGGCGCTGGGTGCCGGTGATCTGCATCGGCGGCGCGATGCCGCTGACGGTCTCGCGCACCTCGATCATCGGGCTCGCCGTCGTGCTGATGCTGCTGATCCCGACCTGGCCGTCGCACCGCCGGTGGCCCGCCCTCGGCGTGATCGTGTGCGGGATCGGGCTGCTCAAGCTGGCCGTGCCGGGGCTGGTCTCGACCACCTTCGGCCTGTTCGCCTCCTTCCTCGGCAACTCGGACGACAGCACCCAGGCGCGCACCGCCGACTACGCCGGGGTGGCGCAGTACATCGAGCAGCGGCCCTGGTTCGGCCGCGGCTACGGCACGTTCATCCCGAGCCTGTACCGGTACACGGACAACATGTACCTGCTCGCCATCGTCGAGATCGGCGTCGTCGGCGTGCTGGCGATCCTCGGGCTGTACCTGACCGGCTGGCGCTGCGCCCGGCTGGGCCGTCGGCTGACCGACGATCCGGTGCGGCGCGAGCTCGGGCAGTGCTTCGCCGCCGCGATGGCCGCGTCGCTGATCCTGAGCGCCACCTTCGACTCGCTCGGCTTCCCGATGTTCGCGGGCCTGCTCTTCCTGCTGATCGGCCTGTCCGGCGCCTATCTCGGCATCATGCGGCGCGAGGCGGCCGAGCGCCGCGACGCGCTGTTCGCCGAGGCCGCCACCATCCGGATGGAGCGGGTGCCCGCGATCGACGGGGCGGGGGGCGGAGCGTGA